Genomic segment of Streptomyces zhihengii:
GAGGGCGAGACCACCGGCTGGGACCTGATGGTCCACCCCGTCGAGAAGCCCGCCTACCTGGGCCGCGACCGGGAGCTGCTGGCCGGGCCCCGGATGGACAACCTGCTCTCCGTGCACGCCGGCACCGCCGCGCTCGCCGCCGTCGCCGGGCGCGAGGACCTCCCGTACATCCCGGTGCTCGCCGCCTTCGACCACGAGGAGAACGGCTCCCAGTCGGACACCGGCGCCGACGGGCCGCTGCTCGGCTCCGTGCTCGAACGCTCGGTGCACAGCCGCGGCGGCAGCCTGGAGGACCGCGCCCGCGCTTACGCGGGCACGGTCTGCCTGTCCTCCGACACCGGCCACGCCGTCCACCCCAACTACGCCGAGCGCCACGACCCGACCCACCACCCGCGCGCCAACGGCGGCCCGATCCTCAAGGTCAACGTCAACCAGCGCTACGCCACCGACGGCTCCGGCCGGGCCGTGTTCGCCGCGGCCTGCGAGAGGGCCGGCGTGCCGTGGCAGACGTTCGTCTCCAACAACGCCATGCCCTGCGGCACCACCATCGGCCCCATCACGGCCGCCCGGCACGGCATCCACACGGTGGACATCGGCGTCGCCATCCTCTCCATGCACAGCGCCCGCGAGCTCTGCGGCGCCGACGACCCGTACCTGCTGGCCAACGCGCTGGTCGCCTTCCTGGAGGGCTGAGCCCCGCACCCGCCGGCCGACCGGCGCCGCTGCCGCCGGCCCCCTGCCGCCCGAGCCTGAGCGGCAGGGGGACGGCGCGTCCGCGCCCTTCCGCGCTTCACGCCCTTCCGTCCTTCCGCCCTTCCGACCGCGAACGCGGCCCGGAGGGGCGGCGGACGCCGAGACCGCCTCCGCGCACGGCACGACGGCGCCCCGGACTCCCCCGGGGCGCCGCCGTACCCGCCGCGCGTCAGGCCCGCGGCTCGTCCATGCCCGCCAGCACCAGCGGCAGCCGGGCGGCGCCGTCCGCCGTCACCCGGACCGGGACGCCCCAGTCCTGCTGGTGCACATGGCAGGCCGGGTACTCGTTCGCCGGGTCGTCGTCGCAGGACGCCGCCATCGCCGAGACGTGCAGCACGCCCTCGGTGACCTCCG
This window contains:
- a CDS encoding M18 family aminopeptidase, translated to MSSSEPAPTRPASTPPFDRGHTDDLMSFLAASPTPYHAVAEAAGRLEKAGFRQVRETDAWDGTAGGRYVLRGGALIAWYVPEGAAAHTPFRIVGAHTDSPNLHVKPLPDTGSHGWRQIAVEVYGGTLLNTWLDRDLGLAGRLTLRDGTHRLVNVDRPLLRVPQLAVHLDRSVNTDGLKLDRQRHMQPIWGLGEVQEGDLIAFLEEEAGIAEGETTGWDLMVHPVEKPAYLGRDRELLAGPRMDNLLSVHAGTAALAAVAGREDLPYIPVLAAFDHEENGSQSDTGADGPLLGSVLERSVHSRGGSLEDRARAYAGTVCLSSDTGHAVHPNYAERHDPTHHPRANGGPILKVNVNQRYATDGSGRAVFAAACERAGVPWQTFVSNNAMPCGTTIGPITAARHGIHTVDIGVAILSMHSARELCGADDPYLLANALVAFLEG